Proteins found in one Brevibacillus brevis genomic segment:
- the fliG gene encoding flagellar motor switch protein FliG has protein sequence MARGAKELSGRQKAAILLISLGPEVSAQVFKHLREDEIEQLTLEIANVRKVDTDEKDKILSEFHQIAVAKEVIAQGGITYAKEILQKALGETKAMDIINRLTANLQVRPFDFARKADPGQILNFIQNEHPQTIALVLSYLEAQQAAMILSALPQERQAEVAKRIATMDSTSPEVIAQVEQVLEQKLSATVTQDYTQAGGIEAIVAVLNGVDRGTERTILDSLEIQDPELAEEIKKRMFVFEDIATLDNRSIQRVIRDVENADLQLSLKVSSEEVREVIFRNMSKRMADTFKEEMEFMGPVRLRDVEEAQSRIVAIIRRLEEAGEIIIARGGGDDIIV, from the coding sequence ATGGCTCGCGGCGCTAAAGAGTTGTCAGGACGACAAAAAGCAGCTATCCTCCTCATCTCACTCGGGCCGGAAGTTTCTGCCCAAGTGTTCAAGCATTTGCGTGAGGATGAGATCGAGCAACTGACATTAGAAATCGCCAATGTGCGAAAAGTGGATACGGATGAAAAAGATAAAATTTTATCTGAATTTCACCAGATAGCAGTTGCCAAAGAGGTAATTGCACAAGGCGGGATTACATACGCCAAAGAAATCTTGCAAAAAGCTTTGGGTGAGACCAAAGCGATGGATATTATCAATCGCTTGACGGCAAACCTTCAAGTTCGACCGTTTGACTTTGCTAGAAAGGCTGACCCAGGTCAAATCCTAAACTTTATCCAAAATGAGCATCCGCAGACGATAGCCCTGGTGCTTTCTTATCTGGAGGCTCAACAAGCTGCCATGATCCTGTCGGCACTTCCACAAGAACGTCAAGCGGAGGTTGCAAAACGTATTGCGACTATGGACAGTACTTCACCGGAAGTAATCGCCCAAGTAGAACAGGTATTGGAGCAAAAGCTCTCTGCCACTGTTACCCAAGATTACACGCAGGCAGGCGGGATCGAAGCGATCGTGGCTGTACTCAACGGTGTCGATCGTGGAACCGAACGCACGATTCTGGATTCCCTCGAAATTCAAGATCCAGAGTTGGCAGAAGAAATCAAGAAGCGTATGTTCGTCTTCGAGGACATTGCTACACTCGACAACCGTTCGATTCAGCGCGTTATCCGCGACGTGGAAAATGCCGATCTGCAACTTTCCCTCAAGGTATCCAGCGAAGAAGTTCGGGAAGTTATTTTCCGGAACATGTCCAAGCGGATGGCGGATACCTTCAAAGAAGAAATGGAGTTTATGGGCCCAGTTCGCCTTCGCGACGTCGAAGAGGCACAATCTCGTATCGTTGCAATTATCCGTCGCTTAGAGGAGGCTGGTGAGATCATCATCGCCCGCGGTGGAGGAGATGATATCATTGTCTAG
- the flgC gene encoding flagellar basal body rod protein FlgC has product MSLFQGINTSASALTANRLRLDTIASNIANAETTRANFVDGAWQPYRRKMVELSPQTNGTFDNFLQAAVGTVSGSRGGQGVKVTAIQEDNTPFKRVFDPSHPDADQDGYLLMPNVDPMKEMVDMISASRSYEANVTALNASKSMMLKALEIK; this is encoded by the coding sequence CTTAACAGCTAACCGCTTGCGATTGGATACGATTGCTTCCAATATTGCGAATGCGGAAACCACTCGAGCGAACTTCGTAGATGGCGCCTGGCAGCCATATAGGAGGAAAATGGTGGAGTTGTCACCTCAAACAAATGGAACATTTGATAACTTCCTGCAAGCTGCGGTAGGGACGGTCTCAGGAAGTCGGGGTGGACAAGGTGTGAAGGTCACAGCGATTCAAGAAGACAATACTCCGTTTAAGCGAGTATTTGATCCATCTCATCCAGATGCAGATCAAGACGGGTATCTCTTGATGCCGAATGTCGACCCGATGAAAGAGATGGTGGACATGATCTCCGCATCAAGATCATACGAAGCCAACGTGACAGCATTGAATGCTTCCAAATCGATGATGCTAAAAGCATTGGAAATCAAGTAA
- the fliE gene encoding flagellar hook-basal body complex protein FliE, with protein MEMSAISQLTPIRTPSVNKPTPAEVSQEFSSFLSDAMNKVNQAQVESSNLADRFAAGEITDLHQLTVAGQKASVMLQMTMQVRNKMIESYQEIMRMSI; from the coding sequence ATGGAAATGAGTGCAATCTCCCAACTAACGCCAATTCGTACACCGAGTGTGAACAAGCCAACCCCAGCTGAAGTTTCCCAAGAATTCTCATCGTTTCTATCGGATGCCATGAATAAAGTGAATCAGGCGCAAGTAGAATCGTCGAATCTTGCCGACAGGTTTGCAGCGGGAGAAATTACCGACTTGCACCAATTGACTGTTGCAGGTCAAAAAGCTTCCGTGATGCTACAAATGACCATGCAGGTCAGGAACAAGATGATTGAGTCTTATCAAGAAATCATGCGCATGTCGATTTGA
- the fliF gene encoding flagellar basal-body MS-ring/collar protein FliF, which produces MNERLAVYKDQITSKWNQFSKKQKWMILGISLFLLISLGLYIYIASQPVYKPLYNQRLSEQEIGTIKQELEASQIPYRITGNGTSIEVPEKMAQDVIVDLAAQGIPSQAGINAEIFSSTLGVTDRQFDVMKKEALQQELRKMLERVKGVRSAQVMITLPQESVWVTETPDTATASVIVDVEPGTTLDQKQINSLYLLVSRSVPKLPMEAIAITDQYSNPLERSEGNENEGTLSSFKQQETIKADVEKKIQQNLYNLLGTIMGRDKVIVHTFIKMNFDKENRVENIVEAPDKENNEGLIISSQKLSKAFSGQGQPPGGIAGTNNNAVPNYPGANPQGSNSQYEELNDTINREVNRITRNVTSSPYKIEDITINVGVEPPAGGTLDAATLESIKQVLRNVVRVTLSEQASDLTDTELDKHISVLPRQFSGKAEIEDSSALSPAVLWTVGGIAVLALAAVAFLVYRRRSQAKQQQEEEELPDLLTPLNAAEIPDLIYQEDGDQVVVRKQLEKLARSKPDEFVVLLRTWLAED; this is translated from the coding sequence ATGAACGAACGTTTAGCAGTATACAAAGACCAGATTACGTCAAAATGGAACCAATTTTCCAAGAAACAAAAATGGATGATTCTCGGTATTTCGCTCTTCCTCTTGATTTCTCTAGGTCTATACATATACATCGCTTCTCAGCCGGTGTACAAACCACTTTACAACCAAAGATTAAGTGAACAGGAAATCGGGACTATCAAGCAAGAGTTGGAAGCTTCACAAATCCCATACCGTATCACGGGGAATGGTACAAGTATCGAGGTTCCAGAAAAAATGGCACAAGATGTCATTGTCGATTTGGCTGCACAAGGTATTCCGAGCCAAGCAGGAATTAATGCGGAAATATTCTCCAGTACTCTAGGAGTTACAGATCGCCAATTTGATGTCATGAAGAAAGAGGCTTTACAACAAGAGCTACGCAAGATGCTGGAACGTGTAAAAGGTGTACGCTCCGCACAAGTGATGATTACGTTGCCGCAGGAAAGCGTTTGGGTAACGGAGACTCCGGATACAGCGACGGCTTCCGTTATCGTCGATGTAGAACCTGGAACAACGCTTGATCAAAAGCAAATTAACTCGCTTTATCTGCTTGTTTCCCGAAGCGTTCCCAAATTGCCGATGGAAGCGATTGCGATTACAGACCAGTATTCCAATCCACTGGAACGTTCCGAAGGCAATGAAAACGAAGGAACATTGAGTAGCTTTAAGCAACAGGAAACAATCAAAGCAGATGTTGAAAAGAAAATTCAACAAAACCTGTACAACTTGTTGGGTACAATCATGGGACGCGATAAAGTCATCGTACATACGTTCATCAAAATGAACTTTGACAAAGAAAATCGCGTAGAGAACATCGTCGAGGCACCTGACAAAGAGAATAACGAAGGACTTATCATTTCTTCTCAAAAATTATCAAAAGCCTTTTCTGGACAAGGTCAACCTCCAGGGGGAATTGCAGGAACCAATAACAATGCAGTTCCGAACTACCCGGGAGCTAACCCACAAGGAAGTAACAGTCAATACGAAGAGTTGAATGATACGATTAACCGTGAAGTAAATCGCATCACACGAAATGTTACATCAAGCCCGTACAAGATCGAAGACATCACAATCAACGTTGGGGTAGAACCGCCAGCTGGTGGAACACTGGATGCTGCTACACTCGAGAGCATTAAACAAGTGTTGCGCAATGTTGTTCGTGTCACATTAAGTGAGCAGGCTTCTGATTTGACGGATACTGAGTTGGACAAGCATATTTCTGTACTCCCTCGTCAGTTCTCAGGAAAAGCTGAGATTGAGGATTCCAGTGCACTAAGTCCTGCTGTTCTTTGGACAGTTGGTGGTATTGCAGTCTTGGCACTTGCTGCTGTTGCCTTCCTCGTTTATCGCAGACGCAGTCAAGCGAAGCAACAACAAGAAGAAGAGGAATTGCCAGACTTGCTGACACCGTTAAACGCGGCCGAAATACCAGACTTGATTTACCAAGAAGATGGAGACCAGGTAGTGGTTAGAAAGCAACTTGAAAAATTGGCGCGAAGCAAACCAGATGAGTTTGTTGTTCTGCTTCGTACATGGTTAGCAGAAGATTAA